Proteins from a genomic interval of Medicago truncatula cultivar Jemalong A17 chromosome 3, MtrunA17r5.0-ANR, whole genome shotgun sequence:
- the LOC112420187 gene encoding uncharacterized protein, producing the protein MNEQPLKDTIMEIREGFMISPVGDSKQTFRTAHFLKPIASSIHELNFNEINLNSSSSCSVSEAKEWPLKIHFNGWHYPHEKWIKWVDELQLKYESVWKKACIFEPIMSTKSCIIKNQDLVCGVVEKWCCETNTFVFLFGEATITLEDVIVLGGYSLFGLPVFAHLEDQEMREVEQKLINIESQERISKGMAPSTSVWMDIFIDKGSEVEHEAFLATWLSIFVFPHKYSLVKCSLFPVAVHLARGNPISLAPAVLASLYNDLRLFKNTIVDFKKFPDKFPFMLDVNVQSPFYLVQVWVWERFKNLQPQPKLGNNRDHVLLRWHNVKALKIDNVRLALDSVIDDFIWRPYVQYVDKCGVFYPKDETLVPFKKDLVVEQMLSFVIFLRVSELVGFESIEQYLPHRVAMQFGFDQDVPGYVSRLNETKAIAWKNYSRPLSDTSLYFPSRYFEAGITSRYAKWWTKSVLRPQGFVKNLESRKRSASISKCEPHANIPPEFPSHKLVGCAVTIGKSCDDDSNTSQGDNIVPSGSIPKVLKTMYFEKSVEDVLLAEKNVEDCEHLEDVDFKESNEGRLSSDTVCQPENQIESYNYLFEVSVAELEQRISRLEKVVTKLKMARLGHS; encoded by the coding sequence ATGAATGAACAACCATTGAAAGATACCATCATGGAGATAAGGGAAGGTTTCATGATTTCACCAGTTGGTGACAGTAAACAAACCTTTAGAACTGCCCATTTTCTTAAACCTATTGCAAGTTCCATCCATGAACTTAACTTCAATGAGATCAACCTtaactcatcatcatcatgttcTGTTTCTGAAGCAAAGGAGTGGCCTTTGAAAATCCATTTCAATGGGTGGCACTACCCACATGAGAAATGGATTAAGTGGGTTGATGAACTTCAGCTCAAATATGAATCGGTGTGGAAAAAAGCTTGCATCTTTGAACCTATAATGAGTACTAAGAGCTGCATAATTAAAAACCAAGACTTGGTTTGTGGGGTTGTTGAGAAATGGTGTTGTGAAACAAACACCTTCGTGTTTCTATTTGGTGAAGCAACAATCACTTTGGAGGATGTCATTGTTTTGGGGGGCTACTCTCTCTTTGGTCTTCCTGTTTTCGCCCACCTTGAAGATCAAGAGATGAGAGAGGTGGAACAGAAGCTCATCAACATTGAAAGCCAAGAGAGGATTTCGAAAGGTATGGCACCTTCTACATCAGTGTGGATGGATATTTTCATCGATAAAGGTAGTGAAGTTGAGCATGAAGCATTTCTTGCTACTTGGttgtcaatttttgttttcCCTCATAAATACTCTCTAGTGAAATGTTCTTTGTTTCCTGTTGCTGTTCATCTAGCTAGAGGGAATCCTATTTCTTTGGCACCTGCTGTTTTGGCTAGCTTATATAACGATTTAAGGTTGTTTAAGAACACAATTGttgatttcaaaaaatttccTGATAAATTTCCCTTTATGCTGGACGTTAATGTACAATCACCCTTTTACCTGGTTCAAGTTTGGGTTTGGGAAAGGTTCAAAAATTTGCAGCCACAACCCAAGTTGGGCAATAATCGAGACCATGTATTGTTGAGGTGGCATAATGTTAAGGCCTTGAAAATTGACAATGTGAGGTTGGCATTAGACTCAGTCATCGATGATTTTATTTGGCGTCCTTATGTTCAATATGTTGATAAGTGTGGAGTGTTTTATCCAAAGGATGAAACTTTGGTACCATTTAAGAAAGATTTGGTAGTAGAACAAATGCTCTCATTTGTTATATTCTTGAGAGTTTCTGAGCTAGTTGGATTTGAGTCTATAGAACAATATCTACCACATAGAGTTGCTATGCAATTCGGATTTGATCAAGATGTTCCTGGTTATGTGTCTAGACTCAATGAGACTAAAGCCATTGCTTGGAAAAATTACTCCAGACCCTTATCTGATACAAGTTTATATTTTCCATCTAGATATTTTGAGGCTGGTATTACCTCACGTTACGCAAAGTGGTGGACGAAATCAGTATTACGTCCTCAAGGTTTCGTTAAGAATTTGGAGTCGCGGAAGAGAAGTGCAAGTATATCAAAATGTGAACCTCATGCTAATATTCCACCCGAATTTCCTTCTCATAAACTAGTTGGCTGCGCTGTTACTATTGGAAAATcttgtgatgatgattcaaaTACTAGCCAAGGTGATAATATTGTTCCTTCTGGTTCTATTCCTAAAGTTTTGAAAACTATGTACTTTGAAAAATCTGTTGAAGATGTTTTGTTAGCTGAGAAAAATGTTGAGGATTGTGAGCATTTGGAAGATGTTGATTTTAAAGAGAGCAATGAGGGAAGGCTGTCCAGTGACACAGTCTGCCAACCTGAGAATCAAATTGAAAGCTATAACTATTTATTTGAAGTAAGTGTAGCGGAACTTGAACAGAGAATTAGCCGACTCGAGAAAGTGGTTACAAAGTTGAAGATGGCAAGGTTAGGCCATAGTTGA